The Terriglobus roseus sequence CAATGTTTGAAGGACAAAGATCGAATGTGAAAATAAGCCGGTCGAACATCCCTTACCGGGACTGGCTCTGACGATGGTGAATCATTGATAAGTACGAAGCCATAGCAACCTCGCACAGGGATCGAAGATTCGATCCCCTCTCTGCTCTAACGTCGATTTAGCCTGCGAAGCAACTTCCACAAAGGGACATCCATGGTCAACTATTACGGCGTAAACTTCTTGCCTCAGTTTACTCAACGCATACATTCGCTCATCTTTAAAGCGACATCGCTTTCTCAAAGCGAACGCTTCGTCGGCGCTCCTACAGAGCTTCGAGCGATACATCCAGACGCGACTGGCGAGACGGTTCGGGACTGTTTTTTGCGAATCGTCCCCACTGCCGACGGAGCTGAAGTGTTACGACCTCCACTCGCGTCGAGCGGCCCCGAAAGCATCACATTATTCACTATCGAGCAGGAAGATCTTTTGGTGCTGGTGGGGGAATGGTTCGGTCAGGTCGGCAATGCCCTCAGGGCATGAAGCACAAGGTTGTGATTACCGCCTGATGTACGGCGGACTACTTGAAGATCGGCAGCGCGCAGGAATCCCACTGTGACACGGTTTGCACAATGCCGTGGGGTTCGATTCTTTCGAGCCTCTTCGCCCAAGCAGACCTGATAGTGATGCTATGATGCAACTCTTCTGCACCAGTCACAATGCCCTTCTCTTTCCACACCCTGCATAGCGGTTCCTCTTTGAGGACCGCTAGACGCAACCTGCGCCGGTCTGAGTCCTGACCGGGACTAGCAGCCAATCCACGTTCTCGGTCAAAGAAACTTGACGATTAGCTCTGCGAGTGGCGATGCAATGAGCTCCGGACAGCCAGGATGCCCGCGTGGTTTTCTGGAGAGATGGATAAGGAATAAGCTGGGCGGCGGCTCGTACCATTATGGGTATAAAAACATTTGAAAGGAGAGGACCGTGGAAATATTGGGGTTCACGTTCGGTGATGAGGAAGGTCCGTTGGTGAAGCAACTGCTCGCCGAAGCCAAGAAGAGGATGAACGATGACTGCGTATACACGATCTCGAACGAGATAAGAGCTGCGATCCGACCTCGGCGTAAGGGCACGAGGACCTATGGAGTGTTCCTGCGTATCCGGCCCCGCATCCTTGGGGCAGTCGTTGAACTTAGGAAGGCTGACATGAAGCCGCAACCTCTCAACGCAAAGACCCTCAAATCTATCGTCGCTAAGCTACCCGCGATGATTGAGAAGGCAAGAGGATCGTCTTAAGCTGCTTCTGGAAGAGCCAGGGGCTTGGCGGCAGCGATTCGCGCCTCCGCCACCAAAAAGTACGCTTCATCCCTTTCAATGCCGAAAAATGATCTGCCGCTGTTCAGTGCGGCCACGCCTGTCGAACCACTTCCCATCGTGCAATCGAGCACGGTCATTCCGGGTTCAGTGTAGGTCTTTATGAGGTACTCCAAGAGCGGGACAGGCTTCTGAGTCGGGTGATGTCCCTTCTCTGGATTGAATGCGAGCACAGTCTTGGGATAGCGTGATCCATCGGTGCAGAAAGTCTCCTGATTCTGGAAGGTGCCGTAGTTTTCTGTCTTCTTTCCTCTGCCAGTCGTATACGTTCCATGGCCGAAGCTCTTCTGAGGATTGTAGGGCGGCATGCGGTCACAGAACACCAGGATGTTCTCGTGATTCTTTAGTGGGTACCTGTTGGCATTCAGAAAGCCAGTCCCCTGCGGCTTCTCCCATATCCATTCAGACTTGAGTTGCTTCAGGTTGCTTGCGGCTACCGTTGTCGTGAATGGTTGCTGAGTGAACAGCACGATCGGAGCACCGGGCTTGCATACCCGCTTCCAAGCCGCCCAAAGCTGTTCCATCGGGATCACAGAATCCCAAGGATTTTGTGTGGTTCCATATGGCAGATCGGTCAGCACCATGTCCACTGAGCCATCCTCAATTTCTTTTAATCGCTCAAGGCAATCGCCGAGCATGAGACGGGCTGTGGTGGATGGTGACATTCAGTGATTCCGGGAGATTGGCTGGGCGGTACGCGTTGCTCGCGCTTGGTCTTCAGCACATGACACGAACGGCAGAGAGATTGCAGGTTCGACAGGATCAGGCGAAGATCGGGGCGTTGATTGATCGGGATGATGTGGTCTACGTCCACAGCCGGTGTGCCTCTTTGATCGACGAGACAGTGCTGACACAGGTACAGGTCACGCACCAGCGCTAGCTTGCGGACTCTGGCCCAATCAGCGTCATAGCCACGAGAGCTTGCTGTGCCGCGCAATCGGTCATACTGTATGGCAGCGGGCCTGTGGACGGCGCAGTATCCCTCGTCAACGAGTGCGGAACATCCCGTTCTGCTGCATGGTCTAGCTGGGCGGTTAGGCATGGGTCTCAGTAGCCTTGAAAAGGCTAGGTTCGCGTTGTGGGCAGACACCGTCCGGGCATGAAATTCGGTGTGTGTCGAACTCTTTGATAGGGAGATACGAGAGAATGACCGATCTTGCAGCAATCGCGCTTGCCGAATGGCTGACTAGAGAGATTCCACAGCGTGCCGCCAAAGACAATAATGGTGCTTGGACAGAAGCGGTGTTTGAAAGCCTAAAAGAGTTCGCCCTTGAGAAGGGATGGAAGATCTTCCCCGAGGTGAAGTGCTATCAAGGTGAATACCACTGCGATTTCATGCTCTTCGAGCATGGATACGGGTGCCGTTTAGCCTGCGAATCTCAATGGCAGACGCATCGATCGGACGTCGGCGAGCTGAAATGGGCTTTCGACAAGCTGCGTGGCGTTAAGGCCGATGTGAAGCTCTTCGTTTTCGAGGGCACAGACAGTTGGCAGGACGACATCCGGGAATACATAGAAGGATATGCGCAACTCGATCCTGTCGAGACTTTTGTCTTCATGCGCTGGAACGAGAAGAGTTGGAAACGTTACTTGTGGAAGCCACAGGTTCGAGGTATCCAGAACGTCGGCTTTTCCCCATTCCAGTTTTAGACTTCCGATCTAAATGTTGAGTAGACACACCCCGGCCTTCAGAACAGAACAAGAGCAGTCCTATTACGTTTAGCTATTGGTCACTGGTTGCTACTTTCTGCTTCGACTACAGGGATTCCCTGCCGGTTTAGATCGCCTACGGCGCAATTACGGCATTAGACTTCACTGCCACTGGGGTATCAGTCCAGTTCACGTTGTCCGGGGTGAGCCAACGTGCAGGGTTCATCGTTCACAGCTTCATCGGCAATCCGACATAGCGTCTGACGCTTGCGCTCAGACGCACATAGGGCCTTCAATCGTCTGTTCGGCGCGAAGGGTATGGTGGCAGGTAACCTCGATTTTCGCCAGCGGATGATGCCTACTGGCTCGGACGCTCTACCGTGATCGGGAGCGGAGAATCTGGTGGATGTGGACTCATTACTGCAAAAGCTCGCCCGGTATATGCCTGCTCTTCGGGTGAACTCCTAAACTCTTAGTTCTTATATCTATTTTCTCATCCGCACATGGCCCAATTCCTCGAAAACGGGACTTATTTACAAGCTGCCACGAATGATCGCAACGCACAGAGCCACCACTGAAGGGTGGCTCTTGAAGATGCGCTAGGAGGGAGTGCGTCCTGTTTCACGTCGCTATGATTCAGTTCAGCGTGCGGCCAGGAGCAGGCCGTGGAAGGTCGAAGGCTGGGGATTTGCCCTCTGTATATACAGCCATCTCGTGAGCTATTTCGTCAGCGCTTTGCGGTATGCGAGCAATCTTTGTCGCAACGTGCCTTCCTTTAAACTAAAGCGCTGCGCGGTCTCCTTGAGTGAGTGGCCCGCAAGCATCGATACTGCCACTTCTTTCATGTCATCAGGCAAGTCGGAGATGTCGATATACGAGTGATCTTCTGCTGCCCGCTCGGGTATGCATTCGCTAGAGACGTGCAACTTATCCGCGAATCGTTTCTTTCGTTCGTTCTTCACGATCACTGAGTGCCATCGTTCGAACGAGTCGAACGTGTACTGCCGAAAGTCTTGCAGGTGCTGCCACACGATCAAAGAGACGTTCTGGGCGATGTCCTCTGAATCATTGGGGCGGTCGTTGGAGGATTGCCTCGCTCGGGTCCTGACAGCCTCTAGGAGGGCCGTCAGTGTGATGTCGGTCTGATCCTTGAGCCAAATCTCGTACAAGCCGTCGAGCGTGTTAGCCATGGAACGTCACCGTTCCCTTCGCCACCAAAGCCGCGAACTTCTCGGCGGATAGCTTAACGACTGGATGTTTGAATGCCCAGGCATCGCGGATAGCGACAGCCTCAGGATGGTTCCTACAGGCCTGCTCGATCATCGTCAAACCGGGCTTTAGAGATGGCGCGGGCTTCCATAAGCGCTTGTGAGCTATGCGCTCAATGTCTACTGTGTCTTTCGTCTTCTTCACGGTGTTCCTTGCAGGCGGGACAGGGATGCTTGTTGGCATCCCTGTTGGGTTGTTGCAGTGGATTAGGCGGCATTCGCTAGGCTGCATAGCTCATCTACTGATTCAGCAAGAGCTTGCTGCAGCGGTGCAAGGATCGATATGACCGTTTTCCGCTTGCGCTTTGCGTCTCTCGCTTCTATGGCTGCTCTATGCTTTTTAAGGTAGGAGATCTGGGGTTCCGAGACCCTGCGACCAAGCACGCCGCTTTGTGCAATTGAGTAGGCGGTCTGACCGCCGTCAAGCGCTCTGAAAATCGCCTTACGTTCGGCGATGGTAAGAGCCTTGCCTCGGGCTGGCTGATTGTCATAGCGACCTGCAGCTCTGCGATCCGCCATGTTCTCTTTTTGATCCCCACACCGCAGATGGCTGGGGTTTATGCATGCCTTTGAAACACAGCTCGGACTGTGCAACAGGTATGCACCCTCAGGTATCGGCCCCCTGAAGATTTCGTACGCATAGCGATGGGCTAGAAAGGTAGTGCCAGCCTTGTCTGTAACTAAGCCGTATCCGTTCCTGCTCTTACCCTTTTGCCATACCCAACACCCTGTCTCCCGGGATATGTTGATGCTGTTTATGAGTTGTTCAATTTTGTTAGTTTCCATGATCTTGCACTCTCCTCAGAGTCGGTCCATCGCGGACCTTCGAGAGGTACAGATCGATGCATAGGAGCTTTACCCCTACACGAAAGTATTAGTATGTCCCGTGAATGGGGCCTAAATGCCCGTTGGCTGATTTAGTTCAATTTTTTTGGGCAAAAACAGATGCGGGGATTGTTTCCGCTTAAACCCTTTTTAAGCTGCTTTCTTCACTGTTACCTGCCTGATCTGCTTTTCCAGACCCACCACATACTCCGCCAGGTTCTTGTAGAGTTCAGCTTCATTCATCTTGCTGAGGATCTGCTAAACAGCCTCATCGAGATGCTTCGCGGCAACAGGAGGCTCAAACCTTGGCTGTCTGAGGTTTACGGGTGGCATCCCCGGACCCGGAGGAATCGGGCTCGTCTGGAGGAATTGGGCGTCGGCATTGGCCTTCCGTTGAGCGGCCTTGAGACATGCCTCAGATTTCGCAAGGCGTTCTGCACCACCACGACGACACCTCCAGATGTCACCTGTATGCATCCTCACGCGCTTCACCGCAGGTTTGATACTGAGACTTGGTGTCCAAGGTAAAGCTGTGTCTTGAGGGGTCGTCATGTGTGAAAAGTGCAGCTAGTAGCGACCGGTTGACAGCCTGGACGTAAAAGCAAGTCCTGTAGTCGCCATGACTCTCCTCGCCCTGATATTGAATCTCGCCGTTGCCTATAGGGTGGTTCATCATCATAGCGGTGATGCGAGCGAGGATGAAGTAAGCTGCACCCACCATTAGCAATATCTTCCAACCGTTTTTAGGCGACTTCCAAACTTGCAATTGAACCCTCCGGGCTGAGTCGTTCGACGACTCAATCTCCAGACCTTAGCTCCAACAATTCGAGATGGCAAGCGCTGTCTGCGTACTCCTAGCACGTAGATAACAGGTGACGGGTGCTCAGGAGTTGCCGTCCATAAATGACGAAAGGGGATGCGTTGGTAGCATCCCCTTCCCTCCGTTCGACACTCACGCTACCTTGACGAGGCAATCTACGAGTTAGCTTGATCCTGCTTTCTACGTTCGTTCTTCAAGTCTTCCTCCGTCGCCAGCCTGTTATCTCCGCGCACATAGAATGTTAGAGCTTTGACTGCGCTTTCCATGTCAGTTTTAAACGTAGCAACCGACTCACCCGCGTAGAGGTCTTGAAGGAATCGCGTGAGCTTATCTAGGCGGCTTTTCGCGGCCTCTCTTGCAAGAGCGACCTGCGCTGCCTTCTCCCTGCTCCGCCTGGACTCTGCGACAGTCTCCCGGGCTTTCTGGAACACGGCCGTTGCTCGATCTTGAATATCGACGGTACGTGGCAGATCGGGATGCTGCACGAGCAGGGTAACCAACTCTGAGTTTCGGCGCTCAGCGAGATCAATATTGTGCATGGCAGCGACCGCGAGGAAATCGGGGTGCACAGGCTTAGCGCGTCGATAGTCTTCCATGATGTTGTACGCCGTACGGCGTTCAACGCCGATCAGATCACAGAGTCCCGAAAAGGTAGTCTTCTGGGCGGCA is a genomic window containing:
- a CDS encoding DNA-methyltransferase; translated protein: MSPSTTARLMLGDCLERLKEIEDGSVDMVLTDLPYGTTQNPWDSVIPMEQLWAAWKRVCKPGAPIVLFTQQPFTTTVAASNLKQLKSEWIWEKPQGTGFLNANRYPLKNHENILVFCDRMPPYNPQKSFGHGTYTTGRGKKTENYGTFQNQETFCTDGSRYPKTVLAFNPEKGHHPTQKPVPLLEYLIKTYTEPGMTVLDCTMGSGSTGVAALNSGRSFFGIERDEAYFLVAEARIAAAKPLALPEAA
- a CDS encoding HNH endonuclease — its product is MIPINQRPDLRLILSNLQSLCRSCHVLKTKREQRVPPSQSPGITECHHPPQPVSCSAIALSD
- a CDS encoding RNA polymerase sigma factor, with protein sequence MANTLDGLYEIWLKDQTDITLTALLEAVRTRARQSSNDRPNDSEDIAQNVSLIVWQHLQDFRQYTFDSFERWHSVIVKNERKKRFADKLHVSSECIPERAAEDHSYIDISDLPDDMKEVAVSMLAGHSLKETAQRFSLKEGTLRQRLLAYRKALTK
- a CDS encoding HNH endonuclease signature motif containing protein, with translation METNKIEQLINSINISRETGCWVWQKGKSRNGYGLVTDKAGTTFLAHRYAYEIFRGPIPEGAYLLHSPSCVSKACINPSHLRCGDQKENMADRRAAGRYDNQPARGKALTIAERKAIFRALDGGQTAYSIAQSGVLGRRVSEPQISYLKKHRAAIEARDAKRKRKTVISILAPLQQALAESVDELCSLANAA